From the Phycisphaeraceae bacterium genome, one window contains:
- a CDS encoding nucleotidyltransferase domain-containing protein — protein MNIHIRDHHQRAIDRLADAYRDDPDYVALIIGGSVAKGFARADSDVDFMIVATDEVFDRRKAARDLFINRTDLSDYGGGYVDGKIINLRFLKNVAEKGNEPSRAAFLGAFAAFSQIPELDPLLRSIPVYPEKGHDERIKAFYSMAFIQNWLYHEAHRHGNRYVLNRASSQLALFAGRLILAHNRELFPYHKWLVATLEAAPNKPAEFMNHFNELLEQPSPERATALFELVRDFHDCGVSDLDAYTWFMTDIEWSWMSGTTPIEDW, from the coding sequence ATGAACATTCATATCCGAGACCACCATCAGCGTGCCATCGACCGGCTGGCCGACGCATATCGAGACGACCCCGATTATGTCGCACTGATCATCGGTGGCTCAGTCGCTAAGGGATTTGCCCGAGCCGATTCCGATGTCGACTTCATGATCGTCGCGACCGACGAGGTCTTCGACCGACGCAAGGCAGCGCGTGATCTGTTTATCAATCGGACCGATCTGAGTGACTACGGTGGCGGATACGTCGACGGCAAGATCATCAACCTCAGGTTTCTCAAGAACGTCGCCGAGAAGGGCAACGAGCCCTCACGAGCGGCCTTCCTCGGAGCCTTCGCGGCCTTCTCGCAGATTCCGGAACTCGATCCACTTCTGCGTAGCATCCCGGTCTACCCCGAGAAGGGGCACGATGAACGCATCAAGGCTTTCTACAGCATGGCATTCATCCAGAATTGGCTGTACCACGAGGCACACCGTCATGGCAATCGATACGTACTCAACCGTGCCTCCAGTCAATTGGCGCTCTTCGCGGGTCGCCTGATACTGGCCCACAACCGAGAACTCTTTCCTTATCACAAGTGGCTGGTCGCGACCCTCGAAGCAGCGCCGAACAAGCCTGCGGAGTTCATGAACCACTTCAACGAACTGTTGGAGCAGCCCTCGCCCGAACGAGCGACGGCTCTGTTTGAATTAGTTCGCGACTTCCATGACTGTGGGGTCAGCGACCTGGATGCCTACACCTGGTTCATGACGGACATCGAATGGAGTTGGATGTCCGGCACGACACCCATCGAAGACTGGTAA
- a CDS encoding prolyl oligopeptidase family serine peptidase, with protein sequence MKRWLTLLILISATTTLGDHHHPRQSAHSLNITVEQDLTLNYLLALPDGYNTHPNQHWPVVLFLHGAGERGDNLDKVKAWGPPKMIEQGETIPAIVISPQCPDDSWWPQHNDALIALLDDIEANYRVDTDRIYVTGLSMGGFGSWSLAGTIPDRIAAVVPICGGASWYEARRIGEHRIPLWAFHGEADNVVEVEESLRAMKSVRAAGHENVKLTIYPNGNHGAWIPAYADEDMWAWMFEQRLTDRHAEAE encoded by the coding sequence ATGAAGCGCTGGCTCACCCTCCTCATCCTCATCTCAGCCACCACCACCCTTGGCGACCACCACCATCCCCGTCAATCCGCACACAGCCTCAACATCACCGTCGAACAGGACCTGACCCTCAACTACCTCCTCGCCCTGCCCGACGGCTACAACACCCACCCCAACCAACACTGGCCCGTCGTCCTCTTCCTTCACGGTGCCGGCGAGCGAGGCGACAACCTCGACAAAGTCAAGGCTTGGGGACCACCCAAGATGATCGAACAAGGCGAAACCATCCCCGCTATTGTCATTAGCCCCCAGTGCCCCGATGACTCATGGTGGCCTCAACACAACGACGCCCTCATCGCCCTACTCGACGACATCGAAGCCAACTACCGAGTCGATACCGATCGCATTTACGTCACCGGCCTGAGCATGGGCGGCTTCGGAAGCTGGTCCCTCGCAGGCACCATCCCCGACCGCATCGCCGCCGTCGTTCCAATCTGTGGCGGGGCATCGTGGTACGAAGCCAGACGCATCGGCGAACACCGCATCCCACTCTGGGCATTCCATGGCGAAGCCGACAACGTCGTCGAAGTCGAGGAATCCCTCCGCGCGATGAAAAGCGTGCGCGCTGCAGGGCACGAGAACGTCAAACTCACCATCTACCCCAACGGCAACCACGGCGCATGGATCCCCGCTTACGCCGATGAAGACATGTGGGCGTGGATGTTCGAGCAGCGACTCACCGATCGGCACGCAGAAGCTGAGTAA
- a CDS encoding PAS domain S-box protein — MRSQHLDIISRSGIRARLGYLYALAILISGSLLAIAMAVQFEQYLHERDHQRFLDHVGSVTDDFQQRVALYKQGLASIRSAFYASQHVSLDEFRTMIVTQDLKLTFPGTLGIGYITRTPREQQAESQLEQALRQAGHDNFLIHDVPGHTNTTPERYVIQYIEPAADNPTAAGLDIASEPLRREAAVIAMETALPTITGVITLVQASNERAGFLLLLPIYENRQDPGTVDARHEQCIGWVYMPLIGSSMFAGLTDQVGRQIDLAVYDQPNDSSRVLIFNDEDDATGTEHNAAPQQVDNPLFHKRNQIHIGARAWTLAMSSTNHFNTQSRWGVIFLLVGGIGISALLATLVHNQGVSLRRAHTLALTMTQELRELAMVAEGTTNAVIIADPQRRITWVNRGFTTITGYTLDEARGRNPGSFLQCEQTDQETAERMRDALRREQSFRGEILNRGKNGNLYWLELDIQPIRENGQVTGFMAIESDITERKQKEQEIHLARDSAEKALQRLNTYRNALDRHSIVAMTDASGTITEVNDLFCEISGYTREELVGQNHKILNSGHHSKSFWINMWRDIASGRQWHGEVYNRAKNGSHYWVDTTISPMRDADGKIDGFCAVRTDITHMKQVQDEIEKARQAAEVANHSKSEFLANMSHEIRTPLTAILGYADLLEEPARTENDLERQQQTIVTIRRAGAHLLAVINDILDLSKIEAGKLNLEQIDTHLPRILLDIESLMRSRAEGKGVRLTTRLNTPIPNTIHTDPTRLRQILMNLVGNAAKFTEAGAIEVHVAYNRNNDRPTLRIEIQDTGPGMTPDEASLLFKPFSQADTSVSRRHGGTGLGLTISRRLASLMGGKIWLDWTEPGQGSRFIIELPAQPSADAATVDSLQFRRHTESDQQNNEHKPIQLTGRILLAEDGIDNQRLISFHLSKAGAEVVVVDNGRIALDAFQQAIDEQQPFDLIVSDMQMPEMDGYALARRIRETGSTIPIIALTAHAMAEDRQKCLEAGCDDYASKPIDRTALLTTCQYHLTNPPTSQNAAA, encoded by the coding sequence TTGAGATCACAACACCTGGATATCATTAGCCGATCAGGCATTCGTGCTCGCCTGGGGTACCTGTACGCCTTGGCTATCCTCATCTCCGGATCCCTCCTGGCCATCGCCATGGCGGTCCAGTTCGAGCAATACCTCCACGAGCGCGATCACCAGCGATTCCTCGACCACGTTGGCTCCGTGACCGACGACTTCCAACAACGCGTGGCACTCTACAAGCAGGGACTTGCCAGCATCCGCTCCGCCTTCTACGCCAGCCAGCACGTCAGCCTCGATGAGTTCCGCACCATGATCGTGACTCAGGACCTCAAGCTCACCTTCCCCGGAACCCTCGGCATAGGCTACATCACCCGCACGCCCCGCGAACAACAGGCCGAAAGCCAACTCGAACAGGCCCTCAGGCAGGCAGGCCACGATAACTTCCTGATCCACGATGTCCCGGGACACACCAACACCACACCAGAACGCTACGTCATCCAGTACATCGAGCCGGCAGCCGACAACCCCACCGCAGCCGGTCTCGACATCGCCAGCGAACCCCTCCGCCGCGAAGCCGCCGTGATAGCCATGGAAACCGCCCTACCCACCATCACAGGTGTCATCACCCTCGTCCAGGCCTCAAACGAGCGAGCCGGCTTTCTCCTGCTCTTGCCCATCTATGAAAACAGACAAGACCCGGGCACCGTAGACGCCAGACACGAACAATGCATCGGCTGGGTCTACATGCCGCTCATCGGCTCTTCCATGTTCGCCGGGTTGACCGATCAGGTCGGACGCCAGATAGACCTCGCCGTCTACGACCAGCCAAATGATTCGTCCCGGGTCCTGATCTTCAACGATGAGGACGACGCCACAGGCACCGAGCACAACGCCGCTCCACAACAAGTAGACAACCCACTCTTTCATAAAAGAAACCAAATTCACATAGGCGCAAGAGCCTGGACACTCGCGATGAGCTCGACCAATCACTTCAACACACAGTCGCGCTGGGGCGTGATCTTCCTGCTCGTCGGCGGAATCGGCATCTCCGCACTCCTCGCCACGCTGGTCCACAACCAGGGCGTTAGCCTCCGAAGAGCACACACCCTCGCACTCACCATGACCCAGGAGCTACGTGAGCTTGCGATGGTCGCAGAGGGAACCACTAACGCCGTCATCATCGCCGACCCACAACGCCGCATCACCTGGGTCAACCGAGGCTTTACCACCATCACCGGCTACACACTCGATGAGGCCCGTGGCAGAAATCCCGGCTCGTTCTTGCAGTGTGAACAAACCGATCAGGAAACCGCCGAACGCATGCGCGACGCCCTGAGAAGGGAGCAGTCCTTCCGTGGCGAGATACTCAATCGAGGCAAAAACGGAAACCTGTACTGGCTCGAACTCGACATCCAACCCATCCGCGAAAACGGCCAGGTCACCGGGTTTATGGCCATCGAAAGCGATATCACCGAACGAAAGCAAAAAGAGCAGGAAATCCACCTCGCCAGAGATAGCGCCGAGAAGGCACTCCAACGGCTCAACACCTACCGCAACGCCCTCGACCGACACTCCATCGTCGCCATGACCGACGCCAGCGGAACCATCACCGAAGTCAACGACCTGTTCTGTGAAATCAGCGGCTACACGCGCGAAGAACTGGTCGGCCAGAATCACAAGATCCTCAACTCCGGCCATCACTCCAAATCCTTCTGGATCAACATGTGGCGTGACATCGCCTCCGGCCGTCAATGGCACGGCGAGGTCTACAACCGCGCCAAAAACGGCTCCCACTACTGGGTCGACACCACCATCTCACCCATGCGCGACGCCGACGGCAAGATCGATGGCTTCTGCGCCGTGCGAACCGACATCACCCACATGAAACAAGTCCAGGACGAGATCGAGAAGGCTCGACAAGCCGCCGAAGTCGCCAACCACAGCAAGAGCGAGTTCCTCGCCAACATGAGCCACGAGATCCGTACACCACTGACCGCCATCCTCGGCTACGCCGACCTCCTCGAAGAACCCGCCAGGACAGAAAATGATCTCGAACGACAACAACAAACCATCGTCACCATCCGACGCGCCGGAGCACACCTGCTCGCCGTCATCAACGACATCCTCGACCTCTCAAAAATCGAAGCCGGAAAACTCAACCTCGAACAGATCGACACCCACCTGCCCCGAATCCTCCTCGACATAGAAAGCCTGATGCGCTCGCGCGCCGAAGGAAAGGGCGTCCGCCTCACCACCAGACTCAACACACCCATACCCAACACGATCCACACCGACCCGACACGCCTCAGACAAATACTCATGAACCTCGTCGGCAACGCCGCCAAGTTCACCGAAGCCGGCGCCATCGAGGTCCATGTCGCATACAACCGCAACAACGATAGGCCTACCCTCCGCATCGAAATCCAGGACACCGGCCCCGGCATGACACCGGACGAGGCCTCACTCCTCTTCAAACCATTCAGCCAGGCAGACACCTCAGTCAGCAGACGCCATGGCGGAACCGGCCTCGGACTCACCATCAGTCGACGACTCGCTAGCCTCATGGGCGGAAAAATCTGGCTCGACTGGACCGAGCCCGGACAAGGCTCGCGATTCATCATCGAACTCCCCGCTCAGCCATCAGCCGATGCCGCCACCGTCGATTCACTCCAGTTTCGCCGGCACACGGAATCAGACCAGCAAAACAACGAACACAAACCCATCCAACTCACCGGCCGCATCCTCCTCGCCGAAGACGGCATCGACAACCAGCGACTCATCTCTTTCCACCTCAGCAAAGCCGGCGCCGAAGTCGTCGTCGTCGACAACGGCCGTATCGCCCTCGACGCCTTCCAACAGGCTATTGATGAACAACAACCCTTCGACCTCATCGTCAGCGACATGCAGATGCCCGAGATGGATGGCTACGCCCTCGCACGCCGAATCCGCGAAACCGGCTCCACCATCCCAATCATCGCCCTCACCGCACACGCCATGGCCGAAGACCGCCAGAAATGCCTCGAAGCCGGCTGCGACGACTACGCCTCAAAACCCATCGACCGCACCGCCCTCCTCACCACCTGCCAATACCACCTCACCAACCCACCAACAAGCCAAAACGCCGCCGCCTGA